Within Takifugu flavidus isolate HTHZ2018 chromosome 12, ASM371156v2, whole genome shotgun sequence, the genomic segment GGCACCCGTGGCTGATGAAAGCTGCCCTTCCACATGCACGTCTCTGGTTTCAGTCAGGCCTGAGAACTGAGCTGGTCACACGTAGCTGTCAGAGTGTGAGACCGTTGCTTCCGACTGTCACTCCAGTCTGACAGcccacctccaccagctcatCCAGGTCACCAGACTCCTGACACATTACGCTGATGTCGTCCCAACCTCTTGACCCCTGGGGAGCTTACTTCCATCCACAGTTTTCtcacttgtttttcttctttttaacacTTAAATCCTTTTTTGGGAGCTAAAGACTCACTTCACGACCGTGAGTGTGACTAAATGTGTGCAGGTGATTCTGCTATTTGATCAATCATTAATTTATGCAATATAAAGTAAAACTTGTAGTAAAATATGGACAATGCCTGCGGGGTTCTTTGTGGCCTGTAGTTGAATTCAACACATTCAACACCTGCTAAGACCATAAATATGCATCCACcttctgtttttaaaatcatctttattCAAATGTTTGAAAAGTTGGACTTTCTCGGattaaaaaaagtttttcttaaaaaagatgagtgtgtgttttgcctTGTTTCCCCAGAATGCCAAATTTGTTCAAGTCAAAACAGATTTCTACATACAGTATTAATATAAATCCGTGAGCATATAGAATGTGACAGAAATGATTGCATAAAGATTCACCTCAGCCTGGTGAACGTGTCCCAGTCAGTCTCATCAGTACCCCAGCAACAATTACAACATGCCCACTCACGGTGCTTAAAGTCATGCACTCTCAACAATGTGTGATATTGTTGGTACAGAAATCCTAATAAAACTAAGAAAAGCCTGCGTAAGCATTGCTACATGGGCGCTACAACAGCTATAATCAGAAAACCACTACTGTAATAGCACAGCTGCGCATCCAGCCATACACATGGAGAACATTAACACAACATTCACACAGATTTTTTAGAATTGTTTTGCAGAAATTGATGGGCAATAGTGCAAAGAAAGCTTTGGATTGCATTTGTGGCCTGGTTGTCCTGACATCTCTCATGAGGTGTCACATCTGCACAGACAGTAAACATCAGCCTTCCCTCTTTTAAGtagctgctgcctttttaaGTAAATACAGATGCCCCGTGTGTcaaatccacttcctgttataACATTTCGGTATAAAACCAGGTTTCTCAGTTCAACGTCCGAGCTGACATCATGCGAATACAGCAGAGTTTTTCCAGTCGGAGTACACGAGGAACCCAGTGAAGGTGCTGTCTGTCTTGGTGCTGGAGTAAAATCCGTTGTACTCAGACAGAGACATCTGAACCCACACCTGGTCACCCGGGACGAGGTGGAGCAGCGAGCTGCCCGACAGAGACACCGGCTTGGGCCAGTTGCCGTAGAACTGGAAATAGGACGCCACCGTGTGCGCGTTTTTCATCAGGTCGAACTGCAGGCTGGTTCGGTAGACGGTGGCGTGGACGGTGAAGAAGTAAACTCCGGGGACTTTGCAGGTGAAGCGGCCTGTCTCCGGGCTGTAGTCATCCTGCTCGTTCAGTAAGACCTTGTCGAACTGGACCGCGTTGCCCACGCTGTGGGGTAGCGTGCGGCCCTCGGCGATCTTGGCGGTGAATGCTGATTTTGGTGCGACCGCACACTCCCCTGCCTGACCCCGCTCACCTTTCTCTCCTGGGTCGCCTCTGTCCCCCATCAGGCCCCTCAGTCCCGTCTCACCTGAAATGAAACACCGACATGAGCGTTCACAGCAACGCCGGTCACTCACCGATGAACACCGACATCACCTGGGTCTCCCCTGTCCCCCTTGTGGCCCTTCTCTCCCGAAGGAGCGTCTCGTCCATCCCTCCCGTCTCTTCCAGGCTGGCCAGGACTGCCATGAAGGCCAGGAGAACCAGGGATACCGGGGTGGCCAGTGCACAGACTGGGAGGGATCTTGTTGTCTTCAAGCTGGCTGGAAAGATGaatttggaggaggagggagtaTAGGAGGGGGAGCAGCCAGGGTGAGGTCATCGCTGTGCAGAGAGAATAAAGTGGAATCAGCATGTGTGGTTGACAAGGCTGCGGACAAATACAGCAGGAATGAGCAGATTAAACAAAGACGAACCAGATATGTGAGTGGACTCATCAAGACCACTCTTTCCAAACAGGCATAGCCAGATTACAGAGGCAGGGGGACAAACACACTGTAAACACACCGAGACTGCTGTTTTATTCTAAAATATCCAGTTTAGCTGATCAGGACAAGCAGGAAACAAATCCTGGTTATAACACAGCAATAATCCCGCTGTGGCGCAAGTCAAAGGTCGTCTGCCACAAACTGAGGTCACATTTTATTAAGCAGTTTTTAGAAAATATTAATTACTTAAACAGTTTTTCTATTGCACATCTCTTGCCTTCATGAACAAATATAGTTTTCACTCTGAAAGTTGAATTTCATTTCAAGTCCCCTGAGAGAAATACTCAGTCGTATTACATCAGTGCTTGGTTGCTGCCAAGGGAAGAAGGAAATAAGAGTAATTCAGAACAGATGTCCATTTTTAATCACTTTGTTTCAGtctaaaagataaaaacacaagaaaaagtCAACAGGAAGCACAGTAAGATTTGTCACTTCCAGACAGTGATGAAAGGCTTCAGAAATTGAAGTGAGGCGTCACCAGCATGGTCACACCTTTGTGGATGTGGACTGCTCTCCCCTAAAAACCATCTGAGCTCctaaaatctgattaaaaacacatattttctGACACAGTTATGTAACTGCAGTAGGAACACTGTAAACCAGGGCTGCTGTATCATAACACAGCCTGTCAGGCTGCTGGAATCCCTAAATTCAAGAACAAAAATTATTTGGGAAACTGAAAGTAATCTCAACTATCTCATTTTGAATGCGCAAGCAAACGAGCAAAAAGAAACTGCTGTATTTTTACAGAGTTTTTATCATGGTCACGTGTCTGTCGAAAtagtcatttttatttgaaagcTGAAAGGAAATGTTAAGTTGAAAAATCTTTCTCTGGAGTCTGGGATCTTTTGGATGAGCTGCCGATGAATCATGTCTCTGGTTTAAAACGCTGTTGCGCTTCTGGAAAGTTGATttgtctgtggagcaggtgTGCTTAATAGAGCGCTGATGAGGAAAAAGTCACATAACAGCCCTAAAGTCACGTTCTGGTGAATAACCTCAACTCTCACCACCTCAAATCAAAACATGGTGTTTGAACAGCAGCCCTGGAGTGGGCCTGGTCAGCTGACCACGATGTCTCCCGGCTGTCTGACAGTTTATCTGTGTCTCAGCTTTATGGTTTCCCTCATGAAAACACTTgcgaggagacaggagagggacggattgggaaggggggggggatccatgTCAGCATTCCTGgcagtgtgaggagcagccaagACAGCACAGAGTGAGTCTGAACAGctggctgctcctgctcctcagtAGCCTCCATATGATCGCACACATGGTTCAAGGCTACTTTTAAAAGGATTGCTCGGGTCTGAGCAGGGAACAGCTTGTCAGTGTAAGATGGCACCATCTACAGTGACCTTCTCTATGGAACAGTCATGGTTTCTGTAGGTTCCCAGATGCTCTCAGCTTTAATATAGTCATGTTAGATAAATTAGCCTTAATTGTGGTCTGAAATTTGATTTGAGGTGGTTAGTCTCTGGGAAAAGTCTCTGCTTAACAGAGGATCAAACCACAAGCCCTATTCTCATTCGGCTGTTTTCTTTGGGATAAACAGACTGAGGCTGTGGGATAAGTGGAACAAAAATGGGGCGACTGGAAACTGTGATCTGGCGGCAGTGGTGATATCAGCACAGCAGGTCAAGCGTCCCACAAACGAAGCTGAAGAAACCAACGGAGGACCAATGGCACCTACAGAATGTTGCTGTCAGGTCCTCTGATGAGTCCCAATAATGAAGCAGTTATTGGGGCAGTTCCTGAAATGTGGACGGAAGAACAGAGAAAGCAACATTTGAAGCCTTTAGAAGAGCCCAGCTGCCTGGACCTGGAGcttacagacacacagcaaGTGGACCTATTCAGTAACACCAATGAAATGCAAAACAACAACCtataaaaaaagtaaaaacatcGCCAGCACAAACATCCTGTTGCATAAAGGGAGCGTCCGTTTTCATCCagacaaagacaaatgaacTTACTGGACGTCTGTGAGAGCTTCTGCCTCTGCCGATGTGACTTCTCGACAAGAccctggaagctgctgctggtgaggAATGACTGGAGGGAACAGTCCTGCAATCCAATTAAaactggagagagaggaggcggagagagagagaagaggaggaggaggaagatacAGGAGCGAAATATTTGATGTGTGTCCaggacaaatgaaagaaaagtatGGAAGAAAGCAGCATGAGGAGAGGGACTTGGTGAAGTTGTGggatgatgaagagcagaagaatgTTTAGGTCATTGCGTAACAGCGTCTGACACGGCTCGGAGGGCTGTGGCCACAGCGACGAGCTGAAAATGAACCTCAATTCTCTCAGAAAGGCAGGAAGCAGAGCTGAAGCAGCACCAACTCACATGCACATTCTTCTGTGTCTTCCTGCATTCGCCCAGCTCCTTATCTGCCTGGGATGAGGCAAATAGCTTTTTGCAGATAGCATCTCCCTCCGTGTCTCTCAATAATCCTCTTTTCCCTGTAATTCTCCAGTGGAAGTATTGAGTTGATAAAGAAACAAATTCTTAATATCTTTCCTGACAAAGGAAGCTGGACTCAATCTGGATTTATTTCACAGCCTCTTTGAATCTGGGCCAATTCAAACAGTTTCCCCGCTGATAACAAACCCCCTGAAGGACAAGAACAATGCCAAAAAGTGGACACGGCGCAGCAGCGTGTGAGCCAACATCAAGGGCCTCTGTGAGAGCTGCGAGGAGAAAACATGAGCTTGGAGGAGCCTGACAGCAGAATTGAAAGGGCATGTGTTGGAGTAGAACAATCAAGTGGGAACAGAGTTGTGATATGAGGGCTCGCCTTCCACCCAAACAACATCTAGTTGAGTTCCATTTAGTAAGCGTCCAAAGATTTGGAAGGAATTCAATGATGTTCCAGactgctgtgttttccagaGGATAAATCAAATCAGTGCAGCATCACTTTAGGAGactcctcctcccacctgttAGCCACTAATATTGTCACTAATGGTCACTCATATTGTTACTTATAGTCACTCATATTGTCACTAATGGACACTAATATTGTCACTAATGGTGACTCATGTTGTCACTAATGGTCACTCATATTGTCACTAATGGACACTAATATTGTCACTAATGGTCACTCATATTGTCACTAATGGACACTAATATTGTCACTTATGTTCACTCATATTGTCACCTATAGTCATTAATATTGTCACTTATATTCACTAATATTGTCACTGATATTCACTAATATTGTCACTAATATTGTCACTTATATTCACTAATATTGTCACTTATATTCATTAATATTGTCACTAATGGTCGCTCATATTGTCACTAATGGTCACTAATATTGTCACTTATGTTCACTAATATTGTCACTAATGGTCACTAATATTGTCACTTATGTTCACTAATATTGTCACTAATGGTCACTAATATTTTCACTAATATTGTCACTAATGGTCACTAATATTGTCACTTATATTCACTAATATTGTCAGTAATGGTCACTCATATTGTGCACAGTCTTAAATGTTTTTCAGCCAAAGATGAAGAAATTTAAGTATTTCTCTTCAGCCAGTAAAACCATGTGTaaaacctctcctctcctctcctctcctctcctctcctctcctctcctctcctctcctctcctctcctctcctctcctctcctctcctctccttttcttgttttccttattatgcacacacacacacacacacacacacacacacacacacacacacaccacacacacacacacacacacacacactcacacacacacacacacacacacacacatggctcCGCTTAGTCTTCAAATGCTCAACACTAACTTTATGGAACAGctcattttcctttaatttgcagCCATGAGGCTTGTGTGGACAGGCTCCCGTGGAGGCACCGAGCTGTGACTGAAGTAGACGCGGCAGAGTTGGGCCACGGTTTTAATTAGCAGCACAAGAATCAGCACATTCTGCATCTGTTTCCCTAATTTCCTGTAGCCCAAAACCTGCTCTTACTCCTGCTACAGCTGCCGGGAAGAGCTGAGCTTCAGGCAACACACCGCTTTGACCAGTTCCCGTCATCGGTGATGAAAATGTATCAATGATGCGCtttaaagatgaagacaaaaacaaggTTTATGTCCTCAGATACAGGAGTGCTTACTCAAACAGACTAAAATGGAGAATATGTTTCTATACAGCATCTGTTCTTCATGGATATACTTTCTTAAGTGATACatcctatctatctatctatctatctatctatctatctatctatctatctatctatctatctatctatctatctagtatatgtatgtataattAAATGTATAGTTACTGCAGCTGACCATCAGTAAACAAGACAGGAGACCAAAGAAAAGTAAAGGAGACATGTTTATTATTTAAACTATCACTTAAATAAAAAAGTGCATAGAAAATAAACATGAttagaaacttttttttctttttacacttATTTACAACTTTGTTTCCTAATTATACATTCAACCAAGTAGTTTGTGGTTCATTTTCACTGCGgtggttttccttcatttcgtgtgtgtttgtactgaTCCAACACTGTCAGAACAGGAGGAAATA encodes:
- the c1qtnf5 gene encoding complement C1q tumor necrosis factor-related protein 5 — translated: MTSPWLLPLLYSLLLQIHLSSQLEDNKIPPSLCTGHPGIPGSPGLHGSPGQPGRDGRDGRDAPSGEKGHKGDRGDPGETGLRGLMGDRGDPGEKGERGQAGECAVAPKSAFTAKIAEGRTLPHSVGNAVQFDKVLLNEQDDYSPETGRFTCKVPGVYFFTVHATVYRTSLQFDLMKNAHTVASYFQFYGNWPKPVSLSGSSLLHLVPGDQVWVQMSLSEYNGFYSSTKTDSTFTGFLVYSDWKNSAVFA